The window TCTTTTAAATAGGTTTTTCCCAAATTCGGATTATCATCAAGATTTACGGTAAGGAATACCATATCAGAATGGTTTTTATATTTTCCGTATAGCTCTTCAACCGATGGAAATTCGGCACGGCACGGAGGACACCATGAAGCCCAGAAGTTGATAAAAACTACTTTATCTTTCAGATGAGAGGGATCAATAAGAGTTCCATCTTCATTCTTCAGCATCAAACCTGTATAGGCCACTGTATTTCCCGGTCTCTCCTTAGATTCGGAAATTCTGGAATTGAGAATTCCTGTGGATGCTACCTGTCTCATCAGCCAAGCCTTCGCATCCGGGTTAATCAATATGATTATGAACACCCCTGTTAATAATATAGTGGAAAGGTTACCCATGATCCACTTTTTAAGATT of the Chryseobacterium capnotolerans genome contains:
- a CDS encoding TlpA family protein disulfide reductase, which encodes MGNLKKWIMGNLSTILLTGVFIIILINPDAKAWLMRQVASTGILNSRISESKERPGNTVAYTGLMLKNEDGTLIDPSHLKDKVVFINFWASWCPPCRAEFPSVEELYGKYKNHSDMVFLTVNLDDNPNLGKTYLKEKGFTVPFITPAGSIPGELYNGSLPTTVVLDKKE